A region of the Nitrospirota bacterium genome:
ATGGTCTTTCAGAGCTATGCACTTTATCCCCACATGTCTATCCATGAAAACATAGCCTTTCCATTGAAGATGAAGAAGGCAGAAAAAGAATTTATTGAAAATGAAGTTAAACGGGTTGCAGCTCTTCTTGGTCTTGAAGATATGATTCATAGGAAACCAAAAGAACTCTCCGGCGGCCAGAGGCAGAGGGTTGCTCTTGGAAGGGCTATAATCAGGAAGCCAAAGGTTTTTTTGATGGATGAACCCCTTTCTAACCTTGATGCAAGATTAAGGATTGAGATGAGGGCAGAGTTAAAGAGGCTTCATCAGGAATTGAAGATATCCACTGTCTATGTGACCCATGATCAGGCAGAGGCTATGAGCCTTTCAGATAGAATAGCAGTGCTCCATCAAGGCGAGATACAGCAGTGCGGAACACCTATTGAGGTATATTTAAAACCTGCAAATACCTTTGTTGCAGGCTTCATAGGAAGCCCTCCAATGAACTTTATTCCAGCTTCCGTACATAAACAACATCCTTTAGAGATAAACTGTAATAGAATAATTTTATCACCTTTATTAAAAAGTCCGCCTCAAAGCACCAATTTAATTATAGGGATAAGACCAGAGGATATAGTTATATCTGCTGAAAAGTTAAAGGAACGCATAGAAGTTACTATCTCAATAATAGAATCTGCAGGCTCATTCAACTGGGTTGATGTAATATGGAATGATGTAAAGATTAAAGGGACTTCAAAACTAGGCGAATACTTAAAGGTGAGAGGTAAAGCATTTATGGGGTTTCCACTGGATAAGGTTATTGTATTTGATGCAGAGTCAGGTAGAAGGCTTTAATATTACGGAAAACAGAATGAATATCGGTGCTAATTATCTTGGAAATGGAAGATGTGAGTTTGTTGTCTGGGCACCTCTACTAAAGGATGTGGCGGTAAAAGTCATGTCACTAACTGAACGCATGATGCCTATGGAGAAGGATAGCAGAGGATACTGGGAGATCGTAGTTGATGGTGTTTTTCCTGGAACATTTTATCTTTATAGACTCGAAGATGAAATGGAAAGAACCGACCCTGCATCGCGATGCCAGCCAGAAGGCCTACATGGTCCTTCACAGATTATAGACCCTAATGAATTTCAATGGACTGATGATGACTGGAAAGGGATCCCTTTAAATGACTTCATAATATATGAACTGCATGTCGGCACATTTACAAAAGAGGGAACATTTGAGGCAATCATTCCATACCTTGATTATTTAAAAAAACTCGGCATAACCGCCATTGAGCTTATGCCTGTGGCTCAATTCCCAGGCACCAGAAACTGGGGATATGATGGCGTTCATCTATTTGCACCCCAAAACTCCTATGGAGGCCAATCTGGACTAAAGACACTGGTTAATGCATCTCACAAAAAGGGACTGGCTGTTATTCTGGATGTTGTCTATAACCACCTTGGCCCTGAAGGGAATTACTTAGGTAAGTTTGGACCATATTTTACTAACAGATATAAGACACCATGGGGAGATGCTATTAATTTCGATGGACATTACAGTGATGAGGTAAGGTGGTTTTTTATAGAAAACGCTCTTTACTGGATAACCGAATATCATATTGATACTCTCAGGATTGATGCCATACACGGAATCTTTGATTTCAGTGCCAAACACTTTTTGCAAGAATTGGGTGAAGCTGTACGCAAACAGGCAGAAGTACTGGTTAGGAATATTTATGTTATTGCTGAAAGTGACCTCAATGATGTAAGGGTTATAAATCCAATAGAAACTGGTGGGTATGGCATTGATGCACAATGGAATGATGATTTTCACCATTCTCTTCATACTCTAATTACAGGAGAGAATAATGGCTATTATGAAGACTTTGGAAAGATATGGCATTTAGAGAAGGCATACAGAGAGGGTTTTGTTTATTCAGGAGAGTATTCCAGATTCAGAAAACGTGGACATGGCAGTTCCTCAAAAGATAGGCCTGCACATCAGTTTATCGTCTTTTCTCAGAACCATGATCAGGTTGGAAATAGAGCGATGGGTGACAGATTAAGCCAGATTCAATCCTTAGAAAAACTCAAACTTGCTGCTGGTGTTGTGATTCTCTCTCCATACATACCTCTTTTGTTTATGGGTGAAGAATACGGTGAAACAGCACCTTTTCAGTATTTTGTAAACCATTCTGATGAGGTTCTTATAGAAGCTGTGAGAAAGGGCAGGAGAGAGGAGTTCTCATCATTTCAATGGCAGGGAGAGATTCCAGACCCACAGGATGAAAGCACTTTTTTAAATTCTAAGATTAATATCGAACTTCACAGGAAAGGCAGGCACAATATTCTGTTTAAGTTTTACAAAGAACTGATAAGATTAAGAAAGGAAGTCCCCGCCCTTTTTAATCTCAGCAAGGAGAATATGGAGGTAAAGGGATTTGAGGAGGAGAAGGTTTTATATGTCAGGAGATGCTTCAAAGATGACGAAATTTTTTGCCTTTTCAATTTCGGTGAAAAAAATACAAAAGTTAAATTGACGCTGCCCGAAGGCTTATGGGAAAGGATAATTGATTCCTCTTCGAAGGAATGGGGAGGGGACGGCGTATTGTCAGAGGAAAAAATAAAGTCTCGCGGTTCAGGGTTTATTGCAGGCATAAATCCTCACAGTTTTGTTTTATATCGAAAGGTTAAGGAGTAATTGGTGGAGCGTTATCTCTGTATTCATGGACATTTTTATCAGCCACCGAGAGAAAATCCGTGGCTTGAGGCAATCGAGATACAGGACTCAGCATATCCATATCATGACTGGAATGAGAGGATTACTGCTGAATGTTATGCCCCTAATACCGCTTCAAGAATTCTTGATAGGGATAGGCGTATACTTGATATAGTAAACAATTATGCCAGAATAAGCTTTAATTTTGGACCTACTGCCCTTTCATGGATGGAAACTTACTCTCCTGAAATCTATCAGGCTATACTTGAGGCAGACAGGCAGAGCATGGAGTGGCGCTCTGGTCATGGTAATGCAATTGCACAGGTGTACAACCACATAATAATGCCCCTTGCCAATAATCGAGATAAACGCACACAGGCGATATGGGGTGTAAAGGACTTTGAGTACAGGTTTAAGCGTTTTCCTGAAGGCTTATGGCTCTCAGAAACTGCAGTAGATATTGAAACTCTGGATATCCTTGCTGAGCAGGGCATAAGGTTTACAATACTCGCTCCCAGTCAGGCGCACAGGGTGAGGAAGATTGGAACAGGCAAGTGGAAAGATGTGGGTGGAGGACAGATCGATCCCACCCAGGCATATCTATGCAGACTACCATCAGGCAGTACGATAAATCTATTCTTTTATGACGGACCTATATCACAGGCAGTGGCGTTTGAGAAACTACTGGCCAGGGGTGAGGATTTTGCAAACCGCCTCATGGCTGGTTTCGACGACTCAAGGCAGTGGCAACAACTTATGCATATAGCTACAGATGGAGAAACATATGGACATCACCAGAAATTCGGCGATATGGCCCTCGCATATACCCTTAATTATGTAGAGTCTAATGGACTTGCAAGACTGACAAACTATGGTGAGTATGTCGAGAAGCATCCTCCAACCCATGAGGTACAGATATTCGAGAATTCTTCCTGGAGCTGTATTCATGGTATAGAACGGTGGAGAAACAATTGTGGATGTAATTCAGGTGGACATCCTGAATGGAATCAGGAATGGAGAGCACCCCTACGTGATGCATTGGATTGGCTCAGGGATCAACTATCATTCAGGTATGAGCATAAAGCAAAGGAATACCTGAAAGATCCGTGGAAGGCGCGGAATGGATATATTGATGTCATCTTCAACCGCTCAGAGGAGAATATCGAAAGATTCTTCGGAAGGCATGCATCAAGGAATCTAAATAAGGATGAAAAGATAATCATTCTCAAACTGCTGGAAATTCAGAGACATGCAATGCTGATGTATACAAGCTGTGGATGGTTTTTTGATGAACTTTCATGTCTTGAAACAGTGCAGGTCATTCAGTATGCAAGCAGGGCAATTCAACTGTCAGAAGAACTTTTTCATGACGGTCTTGAAAATGACTTTGTTGCAAGGCTTTCAAGGGCAAAAAGCAATTTGCCTGAACATAAAGATGGAGCACATGTATATGAAAAATTCGTTAAACCTGCCATGATAGATCTCAAGAAGGTTGGTGTGCATTATGCAGTCAGTTCACTCTTTGAAGACTACACTGAAAGGACTAAGATTTACTCTTATATGGTTGCAAGAGAAGATTATCAAAAGATACAGGCAGGCAGAATGAAACTCGCCATAGGACGGATTTCTGTCACCTCAGAGATAATATGGGAAACTGAACGAATAAGTTTCAGTGTGTTATACCTCGGCAATCATGATTTTAATGGAGGTGTCCGAACTTTTCTCGGAGATGATGCATACCAATCTATGAGAGATGAGATAAGCAAAGCATTTGAAAGCGGTGCCTTTGCAGACATTATAAGATTAATGGATAACCATTTCGGGATGCATAATTATTCTTTCAGAGACCTTTTCAGAGATGAACAGCGTAAGATCCTGAATATTATTATTAGAACAACCATGGAAGAGTTTAAAACATTGTATCGCCAGATGTATGACAACAACCGTATCCTAATGGGTTTTCTGCAGGAAACAGGCATTCCTATACCAAGGGCATTTCATACCGCTGCAGAGTTTACCCTTAACTTTGATTTAAAAAAGGCACTCGAAGAAGAGATGGATATTAAAAAGGTTCAGGGTATTATCAATGATATTAAAAAATGGAACGTATCAATTGACTTTATAGATACAGAATTCATAGTACGGCACAAGGTTGATGGGATAATGGGGAGGCTATATAAAAATCCATCAGATTTTACACTGCTTCGTGAGATAAGGAAGATGATAGATATACTGAATTCACTGCCATTTGAAATAAACTTCTGGCATATTCAGAACATTTATTACAAGATAGCAAAAACAACCTATAAAGAGTTTCTTTTGAAGGCGAGATTGAGTAATGAGTCTGCTGCCAAACGGATAGAAGCGTTCAAGAACTTAGGACAAAAGTTGTTTTTTAATATATTAGTAGTTTTACCAGAAGATTAAATGGAAATAATAACATGGAAAAGGAAAGCCTTTTAGTGCCAAGAATACCTGTTTCAACATACAGGCTGCAATTCAATTACCAATTTAGATTTTCAGATGCTAAAGAGATCATCCATTACCTGTATGAACTCGGCATTACCGATATCTATGCATCTCCATACTTTAAGGCAAAAGAGGGTAGCCTCCATGGGTATGATATTGTTGAACATAACAAACTGAATCCAGAGATTGGGACAGAAGGGGAAAACAACGAAATGGTAAATGAACTCCAGAAATATGGAATGGGGCAGATCCTCGACATTGTTCCAAACCATATGTGCATCGAAAGTAAAGAAAATATCTGGTGGATGGATGTCCTCGAAAATGGTCCGAGCTCTATTTATGCAAACTTTTTTGACATAAATTGGAAACCAGTCAAAAAAGAACTCAAGGACAAGACACTCCTCCCGATCTTAGGAGACCAATACGGAAAAATTCTTGAGAATCAGGAATTGAGATTGACCTTTGAAGAAGGGGCATTCTTTATAAATTATTACGACCACAGGTTTCCAGTAAGACCTGAGACTTATACCAGTATCTTACGATACAGCATAGATAATCTGGGAAAGTCTCTGTTTCATGAGAACCCTCACTTTCTGGAGCTTTTAAGCATTATTACTGCACTGGACCATTTACCTCCATATACGGAAAAGGACCCAGAAAAGATTGCCGAGAGATACCGTGAAAAAGAGATTATAAAGAAGCGCCTATGGAATCTCTATAGTAAGAGCCCAGAGATTAAGGTTTTTATTGATGAAAACGTACGAATATTTAATGGAGTCAAGGAAGAATCGAGGAGTTTTGATTTTCTTGATAAATTCCTCAGCGAACAGGTATACAGGCTATCTCACTGGCGTGTTGCTACAGAGGAGATAAATTACAGGAGATTTTTCGATATCAATGAACTTGCAGCAATACGAACGGAGGACCCCATTGTCTACAGGGAAACCCATAAGCTGATATTCAAGCTGATTAGAAAAGGAAAGGTCACAGGTCTGAGGGTTGATCATCCTGATGGCCTGTACAATCCGTCAGAATATTTTAAACGTTTGCAACGGGATTGTTTTGTCCAGACGCGACTCGGTCATCTGAAGAGACTAAAGAATGATATTCCATCTGGTCTTTATGAGAAATTAAAAGGCGAGGTTCCTTTACCCACCGAGCAATTGGATATAGGGTCAGAAATAATGAAACAATATGATGAAATGTTATTATTAGACCCACAGGTTAAGCCCTCTTACATCATCGGAGAGAAGATCTTGACCAAAGGCGAAAGGATGCCCGAAGACTGGCCTATCTTCAGCACAACGGGATATGTTTTTTTGAACTCATTAAATGGAATCTTTGTTGAAATAGCGAATGCAAAGGCATTTGATGAAATATATACCAGATTCGTCAGGTCAAAGATAAATTATCAAGATACTGTCTATGAGAAAAAGAAATTAATAATGCAGGTGGCAATGGCAAGCGAGATCAATACCTTGGGTCACTATCTAAATCGTATCTCAGAGAAGAACAGGCATACAAGGGACTTTACCTTAAACAGCCTTATAAGTGCCATAGTGGAGGTCATAGCCCTTTTCCCTGTATACAGGACATATATAAATCCATCAGGTGTAAGTGACGGAGATCGCCGGTATATAGAGATTGCTATATCAAAGGCAAAGAAAAAGAATCTTGCCATCAGTGAATCTATCTTCGATTTTCTTAAGTCCGTTCTATTACTTGAGTTCCCCGAGGATTTTAGCGATAGTGATAAAGAAGAATGGTTTGATTTTGTTATGAGATTCCAGCAGATTACAGGTCCGGTTATGGCAAAGGGAGTTGAGGATACTGCCTTTTATATTTACAACCGCCTTATTTCTCTTAATGAAGTAGGTGGAAGTCCTGATAGGTTTGGCACACCTCTTGAGACCTTTCATGGACAAAACATAGAGAGAATCAAGTTCTGGCCTCATGCACTCATTGCCACCTCCACCCATGATTCAAAGAGGAGTGAAGATGTGAGGGCAAGGATAAATATTCTTTCGGAGATCTTAGATGAGTGGAGAGGATGTCTTATGCGATGGAGCAGGCTTAATAAAAAGAAGAAGGTAAATGTTGATGGCCAAACCGTACCTGACCGCAATGAAGAGTATCTTTTATACCAAACCATCATTGGCACATGGCCTATTGGTCATATGGATGAAGCCGAATATGAAATCTTCAAAAAGAGAATAAAGGATTTTATGTTGAAGGCATCCAGAGAGGCTAAGATAAACACGAGCTGGATAAATCCGAATACGATTTACGAGGATGCCTTGATGTTTTTTATTGAAAGGATTATGAATCCCTCAGATGATAATCAATTCCTGAAGGATTTTTTGCCATTTCAGAAGAATATTTCGCACTATGGAACGTTCAACTCTCTTTCACAGACACTTCTTAAAATAACTTCACCAGGTGTTCCTGATTTTTATCGGGGGACTGAGCTATGGAACTTCAGTCTTGTTGACCCTGACAATCGCAGGCCTGTTGATTATGGAATAAGAATAAGTATGCTTGAAGAACTAAAAAAGCGTGAATCAGAAATTCCATTATCAGAGCTTGCCAGAGATT
Encoded here:
- a CDS encoding ABC transporter ATP-binding protein; the protein is MVFQSYALYPHMSIHENIAFPLKMKKAEKEFIENEVKRVAALLGLEDMIHRKPKELSGGQRQRVALGRAIIRKPKVFLMDEPLSNLDARLRIEMRAELKRLHQELKISTVYVTHDQAEAMSLSDRIAVLHQGEIQQCGTPIEVYLKPANTFVAGFIGSPPMNFIPASVHKQHPLEINCNRIILSPLLKSPPQSTNLIIGIRPEDIVISAEKLKERIEVTISIIESAGSFNWVDVIWNDVKIKGTSKLGEYLKVRGKAFMGFPLDKVIVFDAESGRRL
- the treZ gene encoding malto-oligosyltrehalose trehalohydrolase is translated as MQSQVEGFNITENRMNIGANYLGNGRCEFVVWAPLLKDVAVKVMSLTERMMPMEKDSRGYWEIVVDGVFPGTFYLYRLEDEMERTDPASRCQPEGLHGPSQIIDPNEFQWTDDDWKGIPLNDFIIYELHVGTFTKEGTFEAIIPYLDYLKKLGITAIELMPVAQFPGTRNWGYDGVHLFAPQNSYGGQSGLKTLVNASHKKGLAVILDVVYNHLGPEGNYLGKFGPYFTNRYKTPWGDAINFDGHYSDEVRWFFIENALYWITEYHIDTLRIDAIHGIFDFSAKHFLQELGEAVRKQAEVLVRNIYVIAESDLNDVRVINPIETGGYGIDAQWNDDFHHSLHTLITGENNGYYEDFGKIWHLEKAYREGFVYSGEYSRFRKRGHGSSSKDRPAHQFIVFSQNHDQVGNRAMGDRLSQIQSLEKLKLAAGVVILSPYIPLLFMGEEYGETAPFQYFVNHSDEVLIEAVRKGRREEFSSFQWQGEIPDPQDESTFLNSKINIELHRKGRHNILFKFYKELIRLRKEVPALFNLSKENMEVKGFEEEKVLYVRRCFKDDEIFCLFNFGEKNTKVKLTLPEGLWERIIDSSSKEWGGDGVLSEEKIKSRGSGFIAGINPHSFVLYRKVKE
- a CDS encoding DUF3536 domain-containing protein codes for the protein MERYLCIHGHFYQPPRENPWLEAIEIQDSAYPYHDWNERITAECYAPNTASRILDRDRRILDIVNNYARISFNFGPTALSWMETYSPEIYQAILEADRQSMEWRSGHGNAIAQVYNHIIMPLANNRDKRTQAIWGVKDFEYRFKRFPEGLWLSETAVDIETLDILAEQGIRFTILAPSQAHRVRKIGTGKWKDVGGGQIDPTQAYLCRLPSGSTINLFFYDGPISQAVAFEKLLARGEDFANRLMAGFDDSRQWQQLMHIATDGETYGHHQKFGDMALAYTLNYVESNGLARLTNYGEYVEKHPPTHEVQIFENSSWSCIHGIERWRNNCGCNSGGHPEWNQEWRAPLRDALDWLRDQLSFRYEHKAKEYLKDPWKARNGYIDVIFNRSEENIERFFGRHASRNLNKDEKIIILKLLEIQRHAMLMYTSCGWFFDELSCLETVQVIQYASRAIQLSEELFHDGLENDFVARLSRAKSNLPEHKDGAHVYEKFVKPAMIDLKKVGVHYAVSSLFEDYTERTKIYSYMVAREDYQKIQAGRMKLAIGRISVTSEIIWETERISFSVLYLGNHDFNGGVRTFLGDDAYQSMRDEISKAFESGAFADIIRLMDNHFGMHNYSFRDLFRDEQRKILNIIIRTTMEEFKTLYRQMYDNNRILMGFLQETGIPIPRAFHTAAEFTLNFDLKKALEEEMDIKKVQGIINDIKKWNVSIDFIDTEFIVRHKVDGIMGRLYKNPSDFTLLREIRKMIDILNSLPFEINFWHIQNIYYKIAKTTYKEFLLKARLSNESAAKRIEAFKNLGQKLFFNILVVLPED
- a CDS encoding malto-oligosyltrehalose synthase; translation: MEKESLLVPRIPVSTYRLQFNYQFRFSDAKEIIHYLYELGITDIYASPYFKAKEGSLHGYDIVEHNKLNPEIGTEGENNEMVNELQKYGMGQILDIVPNHMCIESKENIWWMDVLENGPSSIYANFFDINWKPVKKELKDKTLLPILGDQYGKILENQELRLTFEEGAFFINYYDHRFPVRPETYTSILRYSIDNLGKSLFHENPHFLELLSIITALDHLPPYTEKDPEKIAERYREKEIIKKRLWNLYSKSPEIKVFIDENVRIFNGVKEESRSFDFLDKFLSEQVYRLSHWRVATEEINYRRFFDINELAAIRTEDPIVYRETHKLIFKLIRKGKVTGLRVDHPDGLYNPSEYFKRLQRDCFVQTRLGHLKRLKNDIPSGLYEKLKGEVPLPTEQLDIGSEIMKQYDEMLLLDPQVKPSYIIGEKILTKGERMPEDWPIFSTTGYVFLNSLNGIFVEIANAKAFDEIYTRFVRSKINYQDTVYEKKKLIMQVAMASEINTLGHYLNRISEKNRHTRDFTLNSLISAIVEVIALFPVYRTYINPSGVSDGDRRYIEIAISKAKKKNLAISESIFDFLKSVLLLEFPEDFSDSDKEEWFDFVMRFQQITGPVMAKGVEDTAFYIYNRLISLNEVGGSPDRFGTPLETFHGQNIERIKFWPHALIATSTHDSKRSEDVRARINILSEILDEWRGCLMRWSRLNKKKKVNVDGQTVPDRNEEYLLYQTIIGTWPIGHMDEAEYEIFKKRIKDFMLKASREAKINTSWINPNTIYEDALMFFIERIMNPSDDNQFLKDFLPFQKNISHYGTFNSLSQTLLKITSPGVPDFYRGTELWNFSLVDPDNRRPVDYGIRISMLEELKKRESEIPLSELARDLIINKNNGLIKLYLIYKALNYRKANRELFERGEYSPIEVMGEKANNVCAFARRFGNTRVIVVVPRFFTKLTPLPDSLPLGKEIWRDSFIVIPLGDVGARYHNIFTGEIVTAVNHKGAIALYLSDVFANFPVALIEGID